Genomic segment of Arachis hypogaea cultivar Tifrunner chromosome 11, arahy.Tifrunner.gnm2.J5K5, whole genome shotgun sequence:
AGTCTATGCTTGAGCATATTCAGGTAAAGTTCTTTCTTACCATTCTCGAATTTTCAATAGTGTTTGTGCATGAAATGCTGTGACCACCTGAAACTGAATTATGTATTTGTATGTGGCAGGTGATTGAGTCTTCTTTCCAACAAGAACAGGGAGCTTCGAAAGATGTTGTGGTTGGTAAAGGGCAGCTTGCTGCCATGACAGCAGCTCTGGATGAACTTCGGAAAATTAGTAATCTTTTGTCTGAGATGTGAGGACATTGAGGTTGAGCTGTACatatattttgtaatttgtaattaCAATTCTTTAGGCTGAGTTTCTTTTGATTCTCTTTCACAGCTCATTAGTTCCAGAGTGTTAGAGATTATGAGCGAGATGATTATGTAAATACACACCAACATCACTTAAATTATGTGATGATTCATATTATTAATGGTTGAGTTATCCTTCTTTGAGTATTTTGGTTCAGCAAAGGAAATATAACATTTTACTTGTAAACTTTATGTTTACTTTGACTTTTacatttttgaattttctttttattgtacAGATCTAGCTCTTTAGCTAAATACTTATATGGAGTTGTTTTCAtatgaaattaatagttaaaaactattaaatgatttgacatgttggactaaatttttatttaaaaatttttaattattaatttcacatgAAAACAATGAACGTAagtttttactttatatttaactatttaactgtcataataaaaaggttaagggattaatttgtatatatttaaaacGTAAAACCTAATGTATATGTTTCGTAGATAATATACaagaagagtaaagtattgtttttgtccctagCATTTGGGTAAGTCTTAAAGTTGTTCCTAACAtttgaatcgtcctatttaagtctctaacgtttcaaaattgactcaatgttgtcctgccattaGGAATCTGTGAacggaattgacggcgggacaaaattgagacaattttgaaacgttagggacttaaataggacgaatatgttggggacaaaaacgatacatagaactaaattttaattttatccttcaataatatcaattttttacggtacatagttattcaattattttttaatcacatctaagtaaattacacttaatcacattaattttattctaaaaaaatttatttttttttaattttactcttagAAATGTTTACTCATCATAAagtgtttgtagaatgactagtacataaatTTATGggaaaaaaatgatacatatacaataaagtaatgtgattctagtcattttacaaatatttcatgatgagtaaaatttttaagagtaaaattataaaaaaataaatttatttagaatcaaagtaatgtgattaagtgtaatttatttaaatatgattaaaaaataattgaataattatgtaccgtaaaagattgatattagtgaagaataaaaaaatttatttctatatatcatttttgtccccaacgttttcgtcttatttaagttcctaacgttttaaaatcgtctcaattttattCCGCCGTCAATTCCGTTAACAGATTTCTAacagacaacattgagtcaattttaaaacgttaaggacttaaatagaaTGATTCAAACGTTATGGACAACTTTAATACTTACTCCAAATattgagaacaaaaacaaaacttTACTCTATACAATAATATAGAACAACATTGTACCACCTCACCCTTTCTAATTGGGAAAATCCAAATGAATAGACATGAGAAACCCAAGAAGGTAGACATATTATACTTTTGGTTTAGGAGAAAATCGAAGGAAAGAAATTCCAAgaaaaaatgacaagaaattagatttttaatttggaTATTAAATTACATATTTGACAtggaattaaaatataaataaatatagcaTCTATATTTTATGATACAATAAGATTATGTATCGCTTTACATAGTTTTAATTTTCTCCTTTTAAATttatattctcttttcttttataatgtaaacaaaaaaatatatttctctcCTTATTTTCCCTTCTAttcattctctttctttttctttctttccattttcttttcttcaaccAAACAAAGCAGAGATAGACACAAGTTATCAACATGTGGCGGCGCAATCTGAGCAGTTTTGATGAATTTCAATCAACATAAAATTCGGTGAACTGCTGAGACGGTTGTATATACTATTCCCTTGTTATAAACAGGGTTAAGGAAAACACTCCACCTTCCATTTTAATCCATTCACATTATATCGTAATAGTCAAGGTCAACGTCAACAAATTATAACTTCATACAGATCTCACCTCTTATATGAATGctttactaaaataaattaacaatcaattaaatactaattaatcccataaatgaaataaaaacatTTACATAGTTTTTGTATAGTATATACTATATACAATTATCAGGTATTGTCTATTTCTAAAAATGAGTGaattatcaatttaatttctgtctttttttttataaaaaataatatgatttctgatgaaaaaagagttatttctatctctgtttttaattttcatgaGACAAAGCAATCCTTCAATGAATTTGTTAAATTGGTGAGATAGACATTAAATACTAACGTAAatggttaaaaaaaattagaccaATTTATTCTCAGTAAAAAGAGACGGAGTTAGTAATTAAAAAAGTGCCGCTTACTAAGGCTGGTAATCCTACCCTAACTTTACCCgtaagttaaaaattttattaaaattatattctaTCTTATTTGTGGGTTGAGAATCTCTTAACTCTAACCCTACTCGcactctaaaattttaaatcttaccCTATCATACTCgcagaaatattaaatttttttaaagtaaatataaaattcaatcatttcaaattttatacatattaataacataaaaaataaaaaattaatgctctagattactaaattaattaactaattttagtggttatttatttattataagtcATTACATAAGGAAGGTTATAAAGTAGGatagggtacaccctaaacctGTACTCTACCCAACCCAAACGAATTGGACCGGATTAAATATTcgcaaataaaatataaattaccaGCCCTACTGCCTACttctaaaaatagaaaaatatgttAGGTAACCACCCCGTAATTCTAAAAAAGTAACTAATAGTTATTATCCatttagcttttttgttttttctattttttatttcataattcaTATATTAAGGTTCTTCAGTTCTTCTCATCTTTCGTTATCTCTGGATTCCTGTGTTGAGAGAGAGAATCAAATGGCAAGGTTCATCGGCAGGACGCTCCTCCGTCAAGCCACCGGCGCCCACTCCCTGAAAGACGGCAGCTCCGCCCCCCGCGTGGCGGTGACCCACCAGCGGCACCGATCGTCCCAAGCCACGAAATTGAAACCCCAATCatcgaagaaggagaaagagggaGAGGAATACGATGTGGCTCTGAAGCTTCTAGACGATCACATACACCGGATTCTGGTGAAGAAGGCAACGCCCGATTGGCTCCCTTTTCTTCCGGGATCCTCGTTTTGGGTCCCACCGGCGCCTTCAGCTTCCAACGTCGCAACGTTCGTTCACAATTTCACCAACCACCTCACCAATCAGCATCTTCAGCAGAAGCAGCTTCAGAAGCAGCCTCTTTCCGTCTCCACCATCCGTGGTTGGCCCTCCTCTCAGCATTTCTTCATTCAAGGTTCCCCCTTTTCGCTCACCCTAACTCTTTCTGAATTTTCATTCTTTTCAATAAATTGACTAGATCTAATTCTCATTTTGACCTTAGTGTTGTGCATCCATCATGTAGCTCGAATTAATTCATGATATATCAACACAAAATTGATGCTTTTCTGacttaaattgaatacttgaaaTTTGGGAATATTAATTGCAGCATTCAATAGTTTCTATTACCacaacatttttttctttaattgtatatggattcttaaaaatatttaaaaacttaTATGATCGTATGACTTTCAGAGAATGCATCTCCTCATGGTGGGGATACTGGGTTGGAGTTGAATAGCCCGGAAACCATGGACATGTCAGTGCAAGTCAAGGTTCTCACATTTCCGGAGAACATAACTCTCTCAGAAGATGAGGAAGGATGATCTCTGATTCACCTTAGCCCGTTGCTCtggtaatatatttaattttccaacttttcatgctACCTTTCTAACATTTGTTGATATTGGTATTGTAAGTTTTCCGGATTTTTACTCATCCTCCTTTTTTATCCAAATAGGGACTGATGAGATATGGAAACAGAAACAGCATTTGTCAAGATGTTAGTTCTTAACAGTGTTGGTTTTAACATTTGTTGTaaactctttcttctttcttcttctattgtttggctttttgtgcttctgcTTTCAGTAATTCACTTCACCCATGTTGTTTCTGAATGAGATTTAACTATTCAAAAGAATGTTTTCGGCTGGTTTGTGCATCTGCATCTTGGGAAACAGAAGTTGACATACCAATTGGATAGGATTTTTTCCCCCTTTGAAAAGCCTAGAAGATTCTGAAAAGTTCATATGCATGTAGTATTTGTACAGGAGGACAACATAAACATGTGTGGCCAACCAACCCTGACTTGTGGATTTATGTTGGCAAATGTTCAGAGTTGTTTGATTTTAACTTTGCTCCCAGATTTCTGTTTGGGTATCTGCCATCTGGGTTCATCTGAGAGGCAAAGGTCaaattgtgtgtgtgtgtggagaATCTTTGTCATATCTTTCTAGCAAGCTGAGCTCAATTATATACGATTTTCAGGGTCAAAACCTGATCTCATGGAGAAGGCCAAGATGGGAGTGAGGGGACTCTGAACTATTTGAAGATAGAGATTGAGAAGCAAGGATAATGCATGCAACTGGGAAATCGTACAGGTGCTGAGGTGCAGTACTGGTGGTTTGGGATTAACCTTCTCTACTTAGTCTCAATGTTTTGTACATAGTTGGTTAGTGAACAGGTTAATTAAATAACCAGTATATGTTGAATAATTTCAATGCTTGTCACTTTGAACCTATTTACATGGGTTATGTATGTATTCATGAAAAGTCGAAAACTATTAAAGAAAAGCTTATTTGAGCATTCCTCAACCCAGTGCATATATTTAGTGATGTATACACGACTGTAGTAAACTTGATATTTAAGGGGAAACACCTTCATCTTTTGCCTCTGAAATTACACACTGGCTTATGTTTTTAGCGGTGCATGAATCCCAATAAACTCTTTTCTTCTCTCTACTTTCCATTCGTTTAGAGACAGCCAAGGAATCTAGATGCAAGTTGCCACCTTTTGCTCGTGACTCCTTTTTCATTCATTTTGATTTTTCATGTTATTTAAACAGGAGAAAGTGACATGATTTgtccatcttttttttgtctattCAAAccatattatgtatttatatatttaacaTGACTGTTTCCTCGCTATTTCTGAATGAAAATTAGATAACCCAAATCTTTGTTCGAATTGGTCAACTTGTCATTTAGTATTGCTCTTAAGGACGCGTTTTTGTATTTATAGAAGTAGAGGCCACAATAAAAGATAAACAATGGCTCGAGACTCTTGTAGGAAGATTAAAATATGATGAAAAAACAGAGATAATCAGCAGTAGCATTCTTACTGTTGTTCTGGTGTTCATGATATGAATTTCAAGGGAGAATCTGTGAACTGTATCTAGTTTGTGGCAGTATTATGTGACAACAACAAAGGCGTAGTACTAACATGTATGTGTTCAACGTCAACCCATTTAAACTTAAATCTCAGACTTTATACTGATACTTGAGCAAAATTAGTTTTCCATGAGTGCGTTTGAAGAACAATGGATCCGTGATAATTACAAAACAAAACGGCACGTTACAATTCACTGGCCAACAAAGAGAAGAAAATTCATGTTAACCCTACTTAAAAGATAGTTGGACTCTACAACAAATTGTAATTTCCTTGCATGGAAGTGTGCTTATAGGTGGGAACAGGTAAGGGATCTCCAAATGGATTAGAAGAGTCCATAAATTGCATCTGTTGAGGGTATTGAGACTGATATGGGACCATCATCATGTTATTTTGATGGTACATcatttgttgttgctgttgttgttgttgttgttgttgttgttgttgtggataCATCATTTGTTGCTGTTGGAACATCATTTGCTGCTGTTGATGTTGCTGAGCCATCAATGACAATTGCACATTGGTTGGAGGTGCTATGTTGTTGGACACTGCAAATGGATCATACTGATTACTATTATATTGATCAAATGGATTATGAATAGCTGTTCCTCCGTATCCATAACCTGCATTTTGGAGCTGAAGTTGTCTTCTGGAGTTTTCATCTTCATACAAGCTTTCTAGTAGTAGCCTATCAAATCCACCAGCCTGCCTCAGCATATTAGATTAATAGATCAGTAAGAGATTAATCCATCACCATCATGAATTGAATGAAACAACACAGTGACAATCTTAACTAGTCCTGATTTGATTGAAAGTAGAGAGCCAGAATTTTCGCTAGAAAATAGATTTCAGAATAATGTGGTAGCATTGCGCTGTTTGATTATAAGCAAGTGATAGCGCGGAGAAAACAAACCATTTTTCGGTCTATTGCTTGGCTGGTATGGTTACTTGGTGCCGTAACCAGTGCAAGTTCCCAACCTGTAGTCCCACCAATGTTACTCAATGCAAGATCCCTCGGAATGTTGTTTCCTACATAAAATTTGCAGATCTTAGAGCTTCATAAGCATCAAATAAATCGACTTAATAGGCAGTTCGGCACGACAgagatgcaaaaggaaaaagaagaagaaaagaagaaagatatTATTTCTTTGGCCTTACCACCAGGTTGTACAATTGCAAGTGCCAAAGCATTGGTCTCCTCTAGTTCTCTAGCTTTTGGATTTATTTCATGTAGACCCTTCAATGTTGCACAATGTATGAGCCAAATCAAGCATTCATGATGTTGCATAAGATTGAGATCATTTAAGCAAATAAACATACCAGCAAATCATCACCAGTTGATATCAGAGGAGCGGGTTCGGCCTTCTCTAGTTCCTCCGGCTGTGGTTCAGGTTCTTCCtggatttcttcttcttgtttctcATTTTCTTGAGGCTCTTCGTCCTCTTCGTGCTCTTCGGTTTCTGGTTCTTCTTCTTTGGATGATTCCTCCTTTTCCTTAGGCTCCTGACATTGCATCACAATTATTAATCAACCATAAGATATAAACTCATTGCAGTTACAACAAATGCAGAAACTTCAGAGGCAGGGTCATATGTAATATCACATAACTAATAAACCTAAACATAGTATATAATGCAACCTCTGCTTAATTTGTGTTTTCATTCTTTCTTACCAGGTTCTTTCTAGGCATGCCTGCCTCTGGTGCTTCCTTGATGTACTCTTCCATTGTACCAAGAAAAGTGGAAGGTGGCTGTTGTTTTGTTGCAGTGAATAAATTAGTGAGAAACCATTTACGATATCAAAGGAAATGTTGGTTACTTGAGAAGCAAGAAAGAACCTGTCTCAGAGTTGGGAATTGGAAGTTCCTAGCAAGATCCAAGCCCTTGCAGTATTCATAGAAATTAGCAAGTTGATCGCACTACATAATAGCAACAATGATCACATGGACATGTTTTTTGAGAACAAAAGCTAAATTCCAATTTGAAAAAAGCATCATTGTATACCTGATGGCCAGCTCTTTTGTAAATAAGCAAAGCCTTCCTGGCATCATGTTTTTGCATATCAAAGAACTGAAAATTTCATGGGTTAGcataaatttaaaaactaaagctAAAGTGAAGTtatcaaaacaagaaattaaatattaagataGACAATTACCACATCCACAAGATTGATGATTCCATCATTGACTGCACAATATATTTTGAAGCTCTCTTTCAATACCAGGGCCAAAGCATATTGCACTAGGTAATTGCTGTAAGCTCCTCCATCAGGCTGCAAgatattaaatcaaatcaaatgttGTCTAAGGGACAGCAAAAGCGCCAATTTCAATGGTAACATATATGTCATAACAAATTAGGAACATAGAAATCCTGAATACCCCCTCTATTCcgttctattttatttgtcactGTCAATGCACTAAaaaagttaacagaatagaagggAATGGAGGGAATATGAGTTTTCACATCAAATTGTTACCCGACAATTAATAAGGCGGTATAGAAGTTGCTGCAGTGCAGGCAGTTGCTCCAATAGATCTTCAGTAGGCAATGACCGTGTTCTGCTTTGTACCTGTCAAAGCTGAAAGTAGTTACTGATATTCTGTAAACATATAGTAACAGTAAAAGCCGCATGGAAGTTTTAGTTTATGAATAAAACCAAACTATATATAGACACACACCTTAGCTAAACCCTGCCCTTGTGTCGGTTTTTTTAAACGATCTGACTCTATGTCATACTTAAGGACTCTATAACATTCAAGCCTTTCTTCTAAAAACAGTGCATAGGTTCTAACCCATGCAGAACAGTCCCAAGCTGCACAGAGAGATGTAGCCATGAAATAGGAGAAATAATACATATAACATTTGTTAAGATGACACAACATAATGATCAAATAGTACCAAACAAACATAAGTTACCTAGGGTGCTTGAGTCATCTTTGAAATTGGATATTTGGAGAATGTGTCCCCTTCTTGAATAGTTGACAAGGTCTTCTTTGAAAGTAGGATCACCCTCTCTCAAAATCCTATGGATAACTATCAATGTCTTTATGGCAACCTGTAATTATAAGCATGAGTGCGGCTGTCAAACAATCAAACATCTTGAGTGCACTACCAACGAATAATTATTATTAAGTATGAAAAATGAAAGAACGCACTATCCAATTTCTTGTCTTGGAAAGTCTCTTGGCGAGTGTGTGTATGCAGTATGCCACATCTGCCCGTGGTTGATGTGCTGCTGTGGCATAGAATATTTCTGCATTAATAATCCAACGAAAAACCAAATTAAATCCGTCTTATGAAATCACTTATCCCAAAAGCTTAAACTAATACGAAAAGACGTAtcaataattatatctctaacactcTGTTATCTATATAATACCTCAAATTCGGCGCGCCATAACAATTTCATTTCAAACAATGGTACGATGATGattatatatatcatatgaaaatgaaaaatgaacgaaTTGAGAAGAACTCACTTCGAACATGACGTTCCTTGGGGGGATATTCTACGTGACTGGTAGCTTTTACAATTGCAATATCCAATTCCTTGAATcaaatgcatgcatgcatgcaattAATTAACAATTTATCAACGTCAAAACATTCATGCAATGCAATTAAGATAGAAAATGAAATCCATGCATAATTTGGAATGATTAACGTACCTTGTATTCGCTATTGACCTTGGCTAAGCCAACCTTGGTGGAATCCTTGAGAGCACCGTAGGCTCTTCTCCAACTCTGAAACGTTCCCATTCATGAACAATTATATATTTgctttcttggattttggaaggAAAGGAGGTAAGAAAGAAGGAACAGCAACGTGCTTGTTCTTCCTTCAATCTCTGGGAACAATTCGCAAACAATCCATTGCTACCATcaaaaaagggtattttggtAGTTTCAACTCATCTCCCAAATAactaatttatgaattatttgaCTGCTTTCTGTTTTTTCCATTATCGATAAATAGCAAAAGGCGGGTTCTCTTAGCTTTCACATAATTCCCAAAATGCCCATTCTCTCTCAACGTGCTTACAATATGTATAATAGGATACAGCTATTCAGCTAATATAAGCTCTTCGTGCTTTTAATAAGATACTAGTAAAAACTTCTaaatttaataactattttattaaaaaaatcaatttataaTATTGAAGAACATATATGGTAGTTTTTTTTGGTTTTACACAATGGATTGTGGTATATATAAAGCGAATTTTGAATTGTTGACTCTTACTTTACTTAAATGgattaataaattaactattaaaatttagtttgataaaaattttttaaaaaaatgtatgtgtttttcaaaagaacaatttatcattttgtatttgataaataaaagaaattatatacttatatttgtaacttttgaaaaatatgaatattttttaaaataattaggcttagtttggtaaaatttttcgaTAGGGGTTGCAACAGAAAAGGGTAGAGGCAGATTTTTGCTCTACCTGACCCCACCTCGCCCTACAATAACCCTCATAGAACCCGTCCCACTCCTATTTGCAGGTAATAAAAAGTTGAATCCTAATCCGCTCTATCCCTATCcatccctataattattaaaattcaataaataaaattaaattttaaaatttatataaccatcatcacgtacataacataaattaaagtaaaaatttaaatataatacaatattattaatcattttactaattattttacatatattatatattaaaattatatatattatatatataccggCGCGGGTAAGGGCGGAtattacctaaacccgacccATTCCGTGCCCGCCCAAGAACCCACGGGTTCCGGTGGTGTTGCCGTCAGAAGTGTAAAAGCACAAAtttcttattttgtatttggtaaataaaaaagaccttgtgcttttaaaagatcgggtacttttgaaagcacctaaggtgaagcttttcaaagttggcttgtacttttaaaaatttaaaagtctaatataatatcatatattaattaattttcaaatttaacgcTTAAATTTATGTctcttatagtatttttaaattttaaaagctattttataaAACataattgttgttgcttgtgtttattgaaagtcatttttaatttaatttaccaaatataaatgcTACACTTCTTAAAAAGTCATATTTTAAAAAGTAACTTTTACaagctacttttaaaaaataaaaattttaccaaattaaaCCTTAAAGTGGAGCTTTTCAATAATGACATAtgcttataaaaattaaaagaaatctaatataacatcatatattaattaatatccaaatttaatttttacattaattaatatctattataatattttaaatttttaaaagttattttaacaaatatatttgttgttatttatgtttattaaaagtcatttttaatttaatggAGTAAGTATTGTTTTAGTTCCTAACGTTTAGGGTTGGAATCAAATTCGTCCTCAAcgttattttggatttaaaattgtccccaacattttaaaacggtattaaaatcgtcctttttaataattttttttctaaatgacaAAAATACCCCTTTTCACCAGTTTACTACTTTTCTATTAACAAAATTCAAACTACAAATCTTTCTTCTTCCATTAACAACATTTAAAATTACAAATTCTTAAATACAATTAACAAAATTATAGATTGTGATgaacaaaaacaagaacaaaaagtaAGAAATTAGAGATT
This window contains:
- the LOC112723597 gene encoding uncharacterized protein, whose product is MARFIGRTLLRQATGAHSLKDGSSAPRVAVTHQRHRSSQATKLKPQSSKKEKEGEEYDVALKLLDDHIHRILVKKATPDWLPFLPGSSFWVPPAPSASNVATFVHNFTNHLTNQHLQQKQLQKQPLSVSTIRGWPSSQHFFIQENASPHGGDTGLELNSPETMDMSVQVKVLTFPENITLSEDEEG
- the LOC112723598 gene encoding putative clathrin assembly protein At5g57200 isoform X3 encodes the protein MGTFQSWRRAYGALKDSTKVGLAKVNSEYKELDIAIVKATSHVEYPPKERHVRKIFYATAAHQPRADVAYCIHTLAKRLSKTRNWIVAIKTLIVIHRILREGDPTFKEDLVNYSRRGHILQISNFKDDSSTLAWDCSAWVRTYALFLEERLECYRVLKYDIESDRLKKPTQGQGLAKVQSRTRSLPTEDLLEQLPALQQLLYRLINCRPDGGAYSNYLVQYALALVLKESFKIYCAVNDGIINLVDVFFDMQKHDARKALLIYKRAGHQCDQLANFYEYCKGLDLARNFQFPTLRQPPSTFLGTMEEYIKEAPEAGMPRKNLEPKEKEESSKEEEPETEEHEEDEEPQENEKQEEEIQEEPEPQPEELEKAEPAPLISTGDDLLGLHEINPKARELEETNALALAIVQPGGNNIPRDLALSNIGGTTGWELALVTAPSNHTSQAIDRKMAGGFDRLLLESLYEDENSRRQLQLQNAVSNNIAPPTNVQLSLMAQQHQQQQMMFQQQQMMYPQQQQQQQQQQQQQQMMYHQNNMMMVPYQSQYPQQMQFMDSSNPFGDPLPVPTYKHTSMQGNYNLL
- the LOC112723598 gene encoding putative clathrin assembly protein At5g57200 isoform X2, producing MGTFQSWRRAYGALKDSTKVGLAKVNSEYKELDIAIVKATSHVEYPPKERHVRKIFYATAAHQPRADVAYCIHTLAKRLSKTRNWIVAIKTLIVIHRILREGDPTFKEDLVNYSRRGHILQISNFKDDSSTLAWDCSAWVRTYALFLEERLECYRVLKYDIESDRLKKPTQGQGLAKVQSRTRSLPTEDLLEQLPALQQLLYRLINCRPDGGAYSNYLVQYALALVLKESFKIYCAVNDGIINLVDVFFDMQKHDARKALLIYKRAGHQGLDLARNFQFPTLRQPPSTFLGTMEEYIKEAPEAGMPRKNLEPKEKEESSKEEEPETEEHEEDEEPQENEKQEEEIQEEPEPQPEELEKAEPAPLISTGDDLLGLHEINPKARELEETNALALAIVQPGGNNIPRDLALSNIGGTTGWELALVTAPSNHTSQAIDRKMAGGFDRLLLESLYEDENSRRQLQLQNAGYGYGGTAIHNPFDQYNSNQYDPFAVSNNIAPPTNVQLSLMAQQHQQQQMMFQQQQMMYPQQQQQQQQQQQQQQMMYHQNNMMMVPYQSQYPQQMQFMDSSNPFGDPLPVPTYKHTSMQGNYNLL
- the LOC112723598 gene encoding putative clathrin assembly protein At5g57200 isoform X1, which codes for MGTFQSWRRAYGALKDSTKVGLAKVNSEYKELDIAIVKATSHVEYPPKERHVRKIFYATAAHQPRADVAYCIHTLAKRLSKTRNWIVAIKTLIVIHRILREGDPTFKEDLVNYSRRGHILQISNFKDDSSTLAWDCSAWVRTYALFLEERLECYRVLKYDIESDRLKKPTQGQGLAKVQSRTRSLPTEDLLEQLPALQQLLYRLINCRPDGGAYSNYLVQYALALVLKESFKIYCAVNDGIINLVDVFFDMQKHDARKALLIYKRAGHQCDQLANFYEYCKGLDLARNFQFPTLRQPPSTFLGTMEEYIKEAPEAGMPRKNLEPKEKEESSKEEEPETEEHEEDEEPQENEKQEEEIQEEPEPQPEELEKAEPAPLISTGDDLLGLHEINPKARELEETNALALAIVQPGGNNIPRDLALSNIGGTTGWELALVTAPSNHTSQAIDRKMAGGFDRLLLESLYEDENSRRQLQLQNAGYGYGGTAIHNPFDQYNSNQYDPFAVSNNIAPPTNVQLSLMAQQHQQQQMMFQQQQMMYPQQQQQQQQQQQQQQMMYHQNNMMMVPYQSQYPQQMQFMDSSNPFGDPLPVPTYKHTSMQGNYNLL